In Streptomyces venezuelae, the sequence CACGATCGATTCGCCGCTCGGCCCCAGCCCCACCACCGTCGCCTACGAGCGCAAAGGTGCCGGCGAACCGCTTCTCCTGCTGCACGGCATAGGCCATCACCTCCAGGCCTGGCACCCGGTGATCGACATCCTGGCCGCCGAGCACGACGTGATCGCCGTCGACCTGCCCGGCTTCGGCGCCTCGGAGCCCCTGCCCCAGGGCGTTCCGTACTCCCTGGGAACCGTGGCTCCGGCCCTCGGGGCGCTCTGCGCGGCCCTCGGCGTGGAGCGCCCGCACGTGGCCGGCAATTCGCTCGGCGGTCTGCTCGCCCTCGAAATGGGCCGGAGCAACCTCGTCCGCTCCGTCACCGCCCTCTCCCCCGCCGGGTTCTGGACCGAGGCCGAGCGCCGCTACGCCTTCGCCACCCTCCTCGCGATGCGCGCCGGCGCCAAGGCACTGCCCCTGCCCGCCGTGCGACGCCTCGCGCGCACCGCCGCCGGCCGCGCCGCGCTCACCGGCACCATCTACGCCCGCCCCTCCCGCCGCCCGGCCGAGGCGGTCGTCGCCGAGACCCTCGCCCTGCGCGACGCCACCGGATTCGAGGACACGCTGGCCGCGGGCGGCTCCGTACGGTTCACCGACGACGTGCCCGGCCTGCCGGTCACCATCGCCTGGGGCACGCGCGACCGGCTGCTGCTGCGCCGCCAGGGCGTCCGCGCCAAGCACACCGTCCCCGGCGCCCGCCTGGTCAGGCTCCCCGGCTGCGGACACGTCCCCATGAACGACGATCCGGCCCTCGTGTCCCGGGTGGTGCTGGACACGGCCCGCAGTGTGCGGCTCCTGGCCGCCTGAAGGACCTGCCGCCTGATCGGCCCCGGGCGCGGCAGCCGGGCCGGGCGCGGCAGCCGGGCCGGGCGCGGCAGCCGGGCCGGGCGCGGCGAGCGGGCTGGGCCCGGCGGCCGGGCGGCCAGGCGGGTCTGTCCGGTCCGGCGCCGCGGCCGAATCGGCCGCACACCCGGGCAGAGGGACGAACGAGCTGCTGACGGCTGTTCATCCGCGGTTCGCGTGGGCGACGCGGCCGGGCCGGTGTGCGACGGCACGCTGGTCCGACCCGTCCTCGCCGGCCCCAGGAGACGTACCGATGGCATCGATCCCGCACACCCGACGGTCCCTCATCGGCGGTTCCCTCGCCCTGTCCTCCGCGCTGATCGCCTCCCCGGCGCTCGCCGTCCCCGCCTTCGCCCGCTCCGGCCGGCCGGGTGCGCTCTGGGGCGTACAGTCCGGCGAGATCACCGCCCACTCGGCCACCGTGTGGACCCGTTCCGACCGTCTGGCGCGGATGTACGTCGAGACCTCCCCGAGCGAGGCGTTCCGCTACGCCGTACGGCGCCACCGCGGCCCACTGCTCGGCCCGGCGAGCGATTTCACCGGCACCACCGTGCTGCGCGACCTGCCGCCCGGCCGGCAGGTCCACTACCGGGTCGTCCTGACCGATCCGGACGACCCCCGCCGCAGCTCCGCGCCGGTCCACGGCACCTTCCGCACGACCCCCGTCTCCCGCCGCCACGACGTGCGCTTCCTGTGGTCCGGCGACCTGGCGGGCCAGGGCTGGGGCATCAACCCCGACATCGGCGGCTACCGCGTCTTCGAGGAGATGCGGCTGCGCAACCCCGACTTCTTCCTCTTCAGCGGGGACACGATCTACGCCGACGGGCCGATCAACGCCACCGCCCCGCTGCGCGACGGCAGCCTCTGGCGCAACGTCACCACCGAGGAGAAGGCGAAGGTCGCCGAGACGCTCGCCGAGTTCCGCGGGAACTTCCGCTACAACCTGCTCGACCGCAACCTGCTCGGCTTCAACGCCCAGGTCCCCGTCCTCGCCCAGTGGGACGACCACGAGGTGCGCAACAACTGGTACCCCGGCCAGCTCATCGACGACCCCCGGTACACGGTCAAGGAGGCCGACACCCTCGCCGCCCGCGCCCGCCAGGCCTTCGGGGAGTACTTCCCCGTCACCGACCTGCGCGGAGGGCGCGCCGAGGGCCGGATGTACCGGGTGATGCGCTACGGTCCGCTGCTCGACGTCTTCGTGCTCGACATGCGCACCTACCGGAACGCCAACTCCCCCGGCACCCAGGCCGAGGACCCCATCGGCATCCTCGGCCCCGAGCAGCTGGCCTGGATCAAGCGCGAGCTGTCCCGCTCCCGCGCCACCTGGAAGGTCATCGCCGCCGACATGCCGCTGGGCATCGTCGTCCCGGACGGGGCCGCGAACTTCGAAGCCGTCGCCCAGGGCGACCCGGGTGCACCCCTGGGCCGCGAGCTGCAGATCGCCGAACTCCTGCGGCACATCAAGCACCAGCGCATCACGGGCACCCTGTGGGTCACGGCCGACGTCCACTACACCGCCGCGAACCACTACGCGCCCGAGCGCGCGGCCTTCACCGACTTCGCACCGTTCTGGGAGTTCGTGTCCGGGCCGATCGGCGCCGGCGGCTTCCCTGCAGGGCGGCTCGACGCCACCTTCGGCCCGGAGACGGCCTTCGTGCAGTCGGCCCCCTTCGCCAACATGTCACCGTCCGAGAACCCTCCCTACTACGGCGAGGTCGACATCGACGGCGACAGCGGGGAACTCACCGTCCGGCTGCGCCGTCAGGGAGGTGACGTGCTCTTCACCCGGACGCTCCAGCCCGGGCGCGTCGGCCAGTGACACGAACCGCGACCTGCGATCCGGAAATGGCCCCGAAAACTGGGTGAAATCGGCCAGATGGACACTTAACCCGCCGGTCACAGATCGTTCGTGATCACGCAACACCCCTGCGCCACAGTGGTGTGCATGACTGACCGTAACCCCACCCCCGCCCACCGTGCCCACCGTCACCACTGGCGCCGCGACGTCGTCGAACTCGCCGCGATGTTCTGCGCCGTCGCGGTCGCCGACGCCATCGCCAATCTCGTCGTGCACGGCCCGAGGGGCCCGGTGCTGCTCGTGGCCTCGGCCGTCGCACTCCTGGTGACGGCCGCCTTCCACACCTGGTGGGCACGCCGCCACAGCCATGCGCCCCCGCCGGGGAGCACAGCCCCGACCGGTCCGGAGCCGTCCCCGCCGAAGGGCTCCGGCGCCACGGCGGCCACGACCGCGGCGGCCACGACAGCTCCCGTCAGCAGCACCACCCTCTGGCGGATGCGCACGACCGTGCGGGACGAGCCGGGCTCCCTCGCCGTCCTCTGCACCGCCCTCGCCCGCAACGGCGCCGACATCCTCACCCTCCAGACGCACCCGCTCCCCGAGGGCGGCACGGTCGACGAGTTCCTGCTGCGCGCCCCGCAGGAACTGCCCTCCGCCGAGCTCACCCGCGCGATCTCCCGGGCCGGCGGCCACAGCACCTGGATCGAGCGCGCCGACGCCCACGACCTGGTGGACACCCCGACGCGGGTCCTCGGCCTCGCCACCCGCACCGCCCTGGACGCCGCCGAGCTGCCGCTCGCCCTGCGCCAGCTGCTCGGCCGCTGCACGATCCACTCGATCCCGGCGACCACCCTCTCCGGCCGCCCCAACGCCGGCGCGGACGCGCCGGTCGAGGGCGTCCTGGAGGCCACGGTCATGCGGCTGCGCGACCCCTCGGGCGGTGCGATCACCGTGGAGCGGCCCTACCTTCCCTTCACTCCGACCGAGTTCGCCCGGGCCCGCGCCCTCGTCGAGCTCGACGCCCGGCTCGGCCCGCGCGTCCCGCGCAGTCAGGACGTACTGACCCTGCCCGAGGGCAACGAGATCACCGTGCGCCGCGCCGACGGCTCCGACCAGGCCGCGGCCCTCGCCATGCACGACCGCTGCTCCGAGCGCACCCTGTCGCTGCGCTACCACGGCCCGGTCCACGACGCCGACCGCTACCTCGGCCACCTGCTGAGCCCGCGCTTCGGCCGCACGCTCGCCGCGACCACCGCCTCCGGGAAGCTCGTCGCCCTCGGCCACCTGCTGTGGGACGGCGACGAGACCGAGGTCGCCCTGCTCATCGAGGACGACTGGCAGCGCCGCGGCATCGGTTCCGAGCTGCTGCGCCGGCTCCTCGCGATGGCCGTCGAGGCCGGCTGCGACAGCGTGTACGCCGTCACCCAGGCCTCCAACACCGGCATGGTCGCCGCCATGCGCGGCCTCGGCCTCCCCCTCGACTACCAGATCGAGGAGGGCACCCTGGTGATCACGGCCAGGCTGGACGCGGCCCCGGCCGGCTCCCGGCTGCCCTACGAACTTCCCCGCGTGCTCCCGCAGGAGTTCCCGCACGAGCAGCCGGCCCCGCGGCACCGCCGTTGACGAACCGTCCGGACCGGGCCCTCACCGGGCCCCGGCTCCGGCGGGATTCGGCCAAGCTAGGAGCGCCGGGCCCTCGGTGACTCAGGCCCGGCCGAAGTGAACTCGCTTGTAAATCAAGGTTGTTGAAGATTCCTCGCACGTATTACCGGCCCTGACCCGGCCCGCGTCAGCAGTGCGGCGGCATTCGGTGATGACGGGAACCCGTCCCGCGTACGAAGATGTCCGCATGTCAGAGACCCTCCACAACGGCAGTGCAACCCGGCTGCCCCGCCAGGTGGCCGACGCGTACGTCGACGGCCTCATCGCCCTCGACCCGATCACGGGCACCTACCTCGGTGTCGCCGCGAGTTCGAGCAAGCTCCCGGACTTCTCCCCGGCGGGCCGTGCAGCCCTGGCCGAGCTGATCCGCGAGACCCTCACGCACCTCGACTCCGCAGAGTCGGCGCCCGGCGCCGACAGCGACGCCGAACGCCGCTGCGCCCGGCTGCTGCGCGAGCGCCTCACGGCCGAGCTCGCCGTGATCGAGGCCGACGAGGACCTCTGCGCGGTCAGCAACATCCACAGCCCCGCGCACTCCGTCCGTGAGATCTTCTCCCTGACCCCGGCCGACACCGACGAGGACTGGACGGCGATCGCGGAGCGCCTGCGCGCCGTGCCCGCCGCCTTCGACGGCTACCGCGAGAGCCTCGGACTCGGCCTGGAGCGCGGCCTGTACGGTGGCCCCCGCGCCACCACCACCATGATCGGCCAGCTCACCACCTGGGCCGGCCAGGACGGATCCGAGGCGCCCTTCTTCGAGGGCTTCGTCGCCGCCGGTCCGGACGCCCTGCGCACCGAACTGGACGCCGCGGCCGCCGCCGCGACCGCCGCCGTCGTCGCACTGCGCGACTGGATGGCCGCGGTGTACGCCCCGGCCGTCGAGGGCAAGCCCGACACCGTGGGCCGTGAGCGCTACGCCCGCTGGGCGCGTTTCTTCAACGGCACCGACCTGGACCTGGAAGAGGCGTACGCCTACGGCTGGTCGGAGTACCACCGCCTGCTCGCCGAGATGAAGTCCGAGGCGGCCAGGATCCTGCCGGGCGCCGGCCCCTGGGAGGTGCTCAAGCACCTGGACGAGCACGGCACCCACATCGAGGGCGTGGACGAGGTCCAGGCCTGGCTGCAGGGCCTGATGGACGAGGCCATCGAGAACCTCGACGGCACGCACTTCGAACTGGCCGAGCGCGTCCGCGAGGTGGAGTCCCGCATCGCCCCGCCGGGCGGCCCCGCGGCCCCATACTACACCTCCCCCTCCGAGGACTTCTCCCGCCCGGGCCGGACCTGGCTGCCCACGATGGGCCTGACCCGCTTCCCCGTGTACGACCTGGTGTCCACCTGGTACCACGAGGGTGTGCCCGGCCACCACCTGCAGCTGGCCCAGTGGACGCATGTGGCGGACCAGCTCTCCCGCTACCAGGCCACCGTCGGCATGGTCAGTGCCAATGCCGAGGGCTGGGCGCTGTACGCGGAGCGGCTGATGGACGAGCTGGGCTACCTCAAGGACGCCGAGCAGCGCCTGGGATACCTGGACTGCCAGATGATGCGTGCGGCGCGGGTCATCGTGGACATCGGCATGCACGTGGGCCTGGAGATCCCGGCGGACTCGCCGTTCCACCCGGGCGAGAAGTGGACGGTCGACCTGGCGCAGGAGTTCTTCGGCCTGCACAGTGGCCGGCCGGCCGACTTCGTCGAGAGCGAGCTGACCCGCTACCTGTCGATGCCGGGACAGGCGATCGGCTACAAGCTGGGTGAGCGGGCCTGGCTCCTGGGCCGGGACAACGCGCGTGCCGCGCACGGCGACTCCTTCGACCTGAAGGCCTGGCACATGGCGGCGCTGTCGCAGGGTTCCCTGGGACTGGACGATCTGGTGGACGAGCTGTCGAAGCTCTGACGGCCAGGCCCGGGCCGGCCGCGAACGACGGACGGGCCACGAACGACGGACGGGCCGCTCGTCCCCCGGGGGATGGGCGGCCCGTCCGCGTGGTCCGCGCACGGCCTGGGTCCCGTACCGGCACCCGGCCCCGCAAGGCCCGTAAGACCCGCAAGGCCCCGCAAGGCACGTGAGACCCGTAAAGCACCCACCTCAGCAGCCGCAGTCGTCCGAGTCCGTCGGCGCGGTCAGCGGGTCGGCCTCGGCCCGCTGCTGGCTGCCCTGCCAGGTCTCCACCTCGAAGCCCTCGCGGATCCAGTACTCGATGCCGCCGAGCATCTCCTTGACGTGGAAGCCGAGTTCGGCCAGGGCGAGGGCGGAGCGGGTGCCTCCGTTGCAGCCCGGGCCCCAGCAGTAGGTCACCACGGGGATGTTCCTGTCCAGGAGCCGCTCGGCCTGCTCGGGGATGAGCGCGGTGGGCAGGTGGACGGCGCCGGGCACATGGGCCTGGTCCCAGGACGGGGTGGAACGGGAGTCGACCAGCTGGAAGCCGAGCTCGGCGCCCTGTTCGCGGTGGGCCTTGAAGGCGGCGGCGACGTCCGACACGTCCGCGTGGAAGGCCAGGCTCGCGGCGAAGTACGCGGCGGCCGCGGCCGGGGCGGCCGGAGGCACCCGGAGCACCGGGTTGATGGCGGCGGCTGCGGCAGGAGCGGCGGGGGTGGCAGGAGTGGCGGAGCCCGGCTGGTTCGTGTGTGTCTGCGTCGTCGTCATGGCCAAAAATCTACGATCCGTTGATCACTGCCGGAAGTGGACTTCCCCGGCCTTTTCCTTGTCTGACCGGGGAATCCCCTGCTAGACCTGCCCCATGACCGACTATTCCCCCGACGCCACGGACTGGCGCATCCTCGAAGCCCTGCAACGCGACGGCCGCGCCAGTTTCACCGAGCTCGCCCGGGCCGTGTCCATGTCCGCGAGCGCCGTCACCGAGCGGGTCCGCCGGCTGGAGGAGACCGGCATCATCACCGGCTACACGGCGGTGGTGGACCCGGAGCGGCTCGGCAAGTCGATCCTCGCCCTGGTCCGGCTGCGCTACCCGCACGGCAACTACAAGCCCTTCCACGACCTCCTGGAGGTCACCCCGGAGATCCTGGAAGCCCACCACGTCACGGGCGACGACTGCTTCGTCCTCAAGGTCGCGACCCGCTCGATGCCGCACCTGGAGGAGGTCACGGGCCGGATCGCGGGGCTCGGTTCGGTGACGACGAGCGTCGTCTACTCCTCTCCGCTGCCCCGCAGGCCGCTCAGTCCGTGAGCGCCGCCGTCCGGTGGCGCACCACGGAGCCGCCGCGCTGCTTGACGATCTCCAGCTGGGCCTGGACCCGGGTCCGCAGATCGGCGACGTGGCTGACGATGCCGACGCTCCGGTCCCGCTCGCGCAGCGAGTCCAGGACGTCGAGCACCTCGTCCAGCGCCTGGTCGTCGAGGCTGCCGAAGCCCTCGTCGATGAAGAGGGTGTCGAGGCGCATCCCGCCCGCCTCGTCGGTGACCACGTCCGCGAGGCCCAGTGCCAGGGCGAGCGAGGCGAAGAAGGTCTCGCCGCCGGACAGGGTGGCGGTGTCCCGCTCGCTGCCGGTCCACGCGTCGACCACGTGCAGGCCGAGGCCGGAGCGCCCCCGTCCGCCCGCTCGCGCGTCGGAGTGGACCAGGGTGTAGCGGCCGCCGGACATGCGCAGCAGCCGTACCGTCGCGGCGGCGGCCACCTGCTCCAGGCGGGCGGCCAGGACGTAGGCCTCCAGGCGCATCTTGCGCTCGTTGTCGGCGGAGGTGCCGGCGGTGAGTCCGGCCAGCCGGGCGACCCGGTCGTAGGCCTCCCGCAGCGGCCCGAGGGCGCGCAGTTCCTGCTCGGCCTGCCGGGAGAGCCGGTCGAGCTCCGTGCAGCGCACCCGGGCCGCGTCGGCCGCCGACCCCGCCGTACGAAGCTTCGCCGCGGCCGTGGCCGCGTACGCCTCGGCCGCGTCCGGTGCGGCCGGGGGCAGGGCTGCCGCTTCGGCGGCGCCGGTCTCGCCACGGCGGTCCGCCAGCAGGGCCTCTTCCGTCTGCCAGGCGTCCAGCCGGTGTTGGAGCGCGGTGCGTTCGTACTCGGGGAGCACCGCGTCGGCGGCGGCCGCGATGGTGTCGAAGCCCGCCTTGAACGCGGCGTCGGCGAGCTGGTCGTCGGCCTCCTTCAGCCGGGCCGCGGTGGTCTCGGCCCGGCGCAGCGAGACGGCCGCGCCGGAGACCATCCGGACCCGGTCCTCCAGGGTGCGGGCGCGGGCCGCGACGCTGGGCGCGCCGTCCCGTACGAGGGCGAGTTCGGCCTCCAGTCCGGCCTGTTCGCGGTCCAGGGCCTCGCGCCGGGAGGACCGGGCGGCGGCCCGGGTCTCGGCGCCCTGCCGGTCGGCGCTGCGCGCGGCGTGCTCCCGCTCGGCGCGGGCCAGCTGCTCACGGGCGGCGTGCAGGCCGGCGGCCGCGGCGTGGGCGGCGGCATGGCGGGCGCTCAGGTCGGCGGTCAGGGCCAGGAGTTCGGCGGTGGTGGCCTCCCCGGCGGCGGCCGCGGCTTCGGCGCGTGCCTCCCGTGCGGCGGCGAGCCGGCGTTCGGCGGTGGCCCGGGCCTGCTCGGCCCGTTCGAAGTACGCGTGGGCCGCGTCCTCGGCGGCGCGGTCCACGTGGCCGGGGGCCGGACGGGCCGGAGCCGGGTGTTCCGCGGACCCGCACACGGTGCAGGCCTCTCCGGCCACGAGTGCTTCGGCGAGCTCGGCGGCGATCCCGCGCAGGCGGGCCTCCTTGAGCTCCAGCCAGCGCTCCCGGGCGGCGGCCGACTCCTCGCGCAGGGTGAGCAGTTCGTCCGCGGCGCGCGTCGCTTCGGCGTCGAGCTCGTCCCGACGGCGCGCGGCGTTCAGCTGCATGCGGGCGGGTTCCAGCCGGCCGGCGAGCTGCTCGGCCAGGGTGGCGGCCTGCTGGGCGGCGTCCGCACGCTCCTGCAGCGCCGTCCGGGTCGCCTCCCAGCGCTCCAGCCACTCGGCGGACTCCTGGTGCTGCTCCTCGGCGGCCCGGGACTCCCTTTCCAGGTCGGCGCGTTCACGGCCGATCTCGGCGCTGCGCTGTTCCGCCCGCTGGGCCGCGCCGAGCGCGCCGAGGGCCTCGCGCAGCCGCTGCTCGACGTCGGCCAGCTGTTCGACGCCCGCCTCCTTCAGTGTGGGCGGGAGCTGCGCCCGGGCGGAGGTCTCGGCGTGCGCGGCGGCGAGGTGCGCGGCGGAGGCGGCGCCGCGCAGTTCCAGGGCGGGGGCCACCAGGGCGCCGCGCCGGGCCCGGTCCAGCAGCCCGCGCACCCGGTCCCGCTCGGGCGCGGCCTCGGCGAGCAGGACGGCCCGGCGCAGGGTCTCGGCGTGCCGGCGTTGCAGCCGGTCGAGCTCCCGCGCGTCCTCGGCGGCGTGCCGGGCGGCGGCGTGCCGGCTCTCGACGGCGGCCAGTGCGTACTCGGCGACGTCGAGGCGCTCGCGGGCCGCGCACCGGGCGACGGCCGCCCAGGCCCGGACGGCCTCGGCGAGGCCGGGGTCGCCGGGCTGGTGTCCGGGCATGGGCCAGGCCCGCAGGTCGGCGCTGTCCCCGGCGGCCTGGGCCAGTCGCTGGGCGGTGTGGAGCACCTTCTCGTCGCCGGCCCGGACCCTGGCCTCGGCGGCCCGGCGGCGCTCGCCGAGCAGGGCCTCGACGGCGGCGAAGCGGCGGGTGTCGAAGAGCCGGCCGAGCAGCCGGCCGCGGGCCGCCTCGTCGGCGCGCAGGAAGCGTGCGAACTCCCCCTGGGGCAGCAGTACGACCTGGCAGAACTGCTCGCGGCTCATGCCGAGCAGCTGCTCGATCTCCTCGCCGATCTCCTGGTGCGAGCGGCTGAGCGGCTCCCAGCCCTCGCCGGTGTGCTCGCGCAGCCAGCTCTGGGCCTTGTCCTTGGTGGTGCCCGTGCCGCGCTTCTTGGGGCGCTCCTGTTCGGGCCGCCGGGTGATCTCCAGGCGGCGGCCGCCCGCGGTGAGTTCGAGGGTGACCTCGGTCGGGGTGTGCGCGGCGGCGTGGTCGCTGCGCAGGCTGGTGCCGGGGGCCTGACGGGGGCCGGGCACGGAACCGTAGAGCGCGTAGCAGACGGCGTCGAGCACGGAGGTCTTCCCCGCACCGGTGGGTCCGTGGAGGAGGAAGATGCCGGCGCCGGACAGGGCGTCGAAGTCGATCTGCTGGGGCTCGGCGAACGGTCCGAAGGCGGTCACGGCCAGCCGGTGCAGCCTCATCGGTGGGTCTCCCGGTGGCTGTCGTCGGCCCGTACGTCGTCGAAGGCCGTCTGGAGGACGGCCCGTTCGGCCTCGTCCGCCTGGCCGCCGCCGCGGACGTGGGCGACGAAGTCCTCGGCGATCTCCTGGTCGCTGCGGCCCTTGAGCCGCTGGGCGTAGGAGGCGCCGGTGTCGTCCTGGCGGCCCTCGGGTTCGAAGGCGAGGGCGAGGGTGTGCGGGAAGCGTGCGGCGAGCCGGGCCATGGGGTCGTCGGGGCGGACCGGGTCGGTGAGGGTGGCCTCCACCCAGGCGTCCTCGTGGACCTGGTGCGCCGGGTCGCCCAGCAGGTCCTCCAGCCGTCCCCGGAGCCGTGCGAGGGTGCGCGGGACGGGGGTGCCGATCCGCTCGGCCGTGGCGATCTCGCCCCGCGCACCGAGTTCGATCAGCCACATCGTCTTGCGGTGGTCCGCCTCGGAGAAGGAGTAGGCGAGCGGGGAACCGGAGTAGCGGACCCGTTCGTTGATCGTCTGGCTGCCGTGGAGGTGGCCCAGGGCGGCGTAGTCCACGCCGTCGAAGACGGAGGCCGGCACGGCTTCGACCCCGCCGACGGTGATGTCGCGTTCGCTGTCGCTGGCCTGTCCGCCCGTGACGAAGGCGTGCGCGAGGACGATCGAACGGGTACCGGGCGGGCGGGACGCGAGGTCGGCGCGGATCCGGTCCATGGCGGCGCCGAGGACGGCCTCGTGGCTCACCCTGTCCGTGCCGAACTGGTCCTTGACCAGGGCGGGCTCCAGGTACGGCAGTCCGTACAGCGCCACGTCACCGTGTACGTCGGCCAGGACGACGGGGTCGGCGCAGCCGGCCGGGTCGGTACGCAGGTGGATCCCGGCCCGGCCGATCAGCCCGGCGCCGACGCCGAGCCGGCGCGCGGAGTCGTGGTTGCCGGAGATCATCACGGTGGGGACGCCCAGGTCGGCGAGGCGGTGCAGGGCCCGGTCGTAGAGCTCGACGGCGGGCAGCGGGGGCACGGCCCGGTCGTAGACGTCACCGGCGACGAGGACGGCGTCGACCTCGTGCTCGCGGACGGTCTCGATCAGGTGGTCGACGAAGACCGCCTGGGCACCGAGCAGGTTGACCCGGTGGAAGGCCCGGCCGAGGTGCCAGTCGGAGGTGTGCAGGAACTTCACTCGCCGGCCCCGCCGCGCATGCCGTCTCCCCCTGGTCGTGTCCCGGTCCTGAACCCCTCTACGCTAACCCGTCCCCGGGGGCACTCAGGGCGCGTACGTCTCTCCGCCGAGGGTGAGACCGGCGCTGCCCGCGGTGGTGTCGGCGAGCCAGGCCTCGAAGGCGGGCAGGTCCGCCTCCGGGAGGGCCACCTCGATCTCGACTTCTGCCCCGTAGCGCAGGTCCACCACGGTCCGGCCGGTGGAGCGCAGATCGTTCTGGATCTTGCCGGCCCGCTGGTGGTCGACCGTGACGGTGGCCAGCCGGTAGCGGCGCCGGGTGACGGTGCCGAGCTCGTCGAGGGCCTCGCCGACGACCCCGCCGTAGGCCCTGATCAGGCCGCCGGCACCGAGCTTCACGCCGCCGTAGTAGCGGGTGACGACGGCGACCGCGTAGCGGATGTCACGGCGCATGAGCATCTGCAGCATGGGCACCCCGGCGGTGCCGCCGGGCTCGCCGTCGTCGCTGGCCTTCTGGACGGACGCGTCGGCACCGACGACGTAGGCGAAGCAGTTGTGCGTGGCGGCGGGGTGCTCCTTGCGGATGCGCGCGACGAAGTCCTGGGCCTCCTGCTCGGTCGCGGCGGGTGCGAGCGAGCACAGGAAGCGCGAACGGTTGATCTCGGACTCGTGCGCGCCCTCCCGGGCCACCGTCACGTACTGGTCTGCCTTCACCTCACCACCCTAAGCGGTGCGCAGCGGGCCCCCGCCCGCCCGTCGCGGGGGCGGGAGTAGGTTGGCGGACATGGATCTGCGGGGGTGGAACTACCGGTACGTGGGGCCGGCAGAGCTGTGTGGGCTCGTCCGGCCCGAGCACGAGGGCCGGCGCATCCGCTCGGCCGCGGAGTTCGGGGAATGGGCCTCGGGCCCGGCGGCGGCCGACCTGTCCGAGCCGGTCACGTTCGTCGTGG encodes:
- a CDS encoding AAA family ATPase — encoded protein: MRLHRLAVTAFGPFAEPQQIDFDALSGAGIFLLHGPTGAGKTSVLDAVCYALYGSVPGPRQAPGTSLRSDHAAAHTPTEVTLELTAGGRRLEITRRPEQERPKKRGTGTTKDKAQSWLREHTGEGWEPLSRSHQEIGEEIEQLLGMSREQFCQVVLLPQGEFARFLRADEAARGRLLGRLFDTRRFAAVEALLGERRRAAEARVRAGDEKVLHTAQRLAQAAGDSADLRAWPMPGHQPGDPGLAEAVRAWAAVARCAARERLDVAEYALAAVESRHAAARHAAEDARELDRLQRRHAETLRRAVLLAEAAPERDRVRGLLDRARRGALVAPALELRGAASAAHLAAAHAETSARAQLPPTLKEAGVEQLADVEQRLREALGALGAAQRAEQRSAEIGRERADLERESRAAEEQHQESAEWLERWEATRTALQERADAAQQAATLAEQLAGRLEPARMQLNAARRRDELDAEATRAADELLTLREESAAARERWLELKEARLRGIAAELAEALVAGEACTVCGSAEHPAPARPAPGHVDRAAEDAAHAYFERAEQARATAERRLAAAREARAEAAAAAGEATTAELLALTADLSARHAAAHAAAAGLHAAREQLARAEREHAARSADRQGAETRAAARSSRREALDREQAGLEAELALVRDGAPSVAARARTLEDRVRMVSGAAVSLRRAETTAARLKEADDQLADAAFKAGFDTIAAAADAVLPEYERTALQHRLDAWQTEEALLADRRGETGAAEAAALPPAAPDAAEAYAATAAAKLRTAGSAADAARVRCTELDRLSRQAEQELRALGPLREAYDRVARLAGLTAGTSADNERKMRLEAYVLAARLEQVAAAATVRLLRMSGGRYTLVHSDARAGGRGRSGLGLHVVDAWTGSERDTATLSGGETFFASLALALGLADVVTDEAGGMRLDTLFIDEGFGSLDDQALDEVLDVLDSLRERDRSVGIVSHVADLRTRVQAQLEIVKQRGGSVVRHRTAALTD
- a CDS encoding exonuclease SbcCD subunit D, whose amino-acid sequence is MKFLHTSDWHLGRAFHRVNLLGAQAVFVDHLIETVREHEVDAVLVAGDVYDRAVPPLPAVELYDRALHRLADLGVPTVMISGNHDSARRLGVGAGLIGRAGIHLRTDPAGCADPVVLADVHGDVALYGLPYLEPALVKDQFGTDRVSHEAVLGAAMDRIRADLASRPPGTRSIVLAHAFVTGGQASDSERDITVGGVEAVPASVFDGVDYAALGHLHGSQTINERVRYSGSPLAYSFSEADHRKTMWLIELGARGEIATAERIGTPVPRTLARLRGRLEDLLGDPAHQVHEDAWVEATLTDPVRPDDPMARLAARFPHTLALAFEPEGRQDDTGASYAQRLKGRSDQEIAEDFVAHVRGGGQADEAERAVLQTAFDDVRADDSHRETHR
- a CDS encoding YigZ family protein — encoded protein: MKADQYVTVAREGAHESEINRSRFLCSLAPAATEQEAQDFVARIRKEHPAATHNCFAYVVGADASVQKASDDGEPGGTAGVPMLQMLMRRDIRYAVAVVTRYYGGVKLGAGGLIRAYGGVVGEALDELGTVTRRRYRLATVTVDHQRAGKIQNDLRSTGRTVVDLRYGAEVEIEVALPEADLPAFEAWLADTTAGSAGLTLGGETYAP